One stretch of Alcaligenes faecalis DNA includes these proteins:
- a CDS encoding enoyl-CoA hydratase/isomerase family protein yields MKRKYGRSVTVKVTGDHALVRFDRGVNRNAIDQDTLLALTQVAQDLALSLEIHTVVLTGAKDIFSAGIDLKDPQKWNDEQAGLLERRDVAQRGARLCRLWEELPQLTIAAIEGAAVGGSVALALACDWRVASQTSFLYLPEAKVGLNMGWGAIPRMVNMLGAARTKRAILLAERFGAEQALDWGLLDEVCEPGQAVAVAQSLAARASESPAAIIRMTKESVNQVANAMNRLGIYMDADQALVCRDSVEGAQARAGFLSAGRA; encoded by the coding sequence ATGAAACGCAAATATGGCCGCAGTGTGACGGTCAAGGTGACGGGCGACCATGCGCTGGTGCGCTTTGATCGCGGCGTTAATCGTAATGCTATTGATCAGGACACTTTGCTGGCCCTGACGCAGGTGGCGCAGGATCTGGCCTTGTCGCTGGAGATTCACACCGTGGTGCTGACCGGGGCCAAGGATATTTTCTCGGCCGGGATTGATCTGAAAGACCCGCAAAAGTGGAACGATGAGCAGGCTGGCTTGCTGGAGCGTCGGGATGTGGCCCAGCGTGGTGCGCGTTTGTGCCGTTTGTGGGAAGAGCTGCCACAGCTGACCATTGCCGCGATTGAAGGTGCCGCTGTAGGTGGCTCGGTGGCCTTGGCACTGGCTTGCGATTGGCGTGTGGCCTCGCAGACATCCTTCCTGTATCTGCCTGAAGCCAAGGTGGGCCTGAACATGGGCTGGGGTGCCATTCCACGCATGGTGAACATGCTGGGTGCGGCCCGTACCAAACGTGCCATCTTGCTGGCCGAACGCTTCGGTGCTGAACAGGCGCTGGACTGGGGCTTGCTGGATGAAGTCTGTGAACCCGGTCAGGCCGTGGCAGTGGCGCAGTCTTTGGCCGCGCGTGCTTCGGAGTCGCCTGCGGCGATTATTCGCATGACCAAAGAGTCGGTGAATCAGGTAGCCAATGCCATGAACCGTCTGGGCATTTATATGGATGCCGATCAGGCGCTGGTGTGTCGCGACAGCGTAGAGGGAGCCCAGGCGCGTGCGGGTTTTTTGTCCGCGGGTCGGGCCTAG
- a CDS encoding GntR family transcriptional regulator, whose translation MANTESQSSAKPTLYQNMSDRLLELIRSGHYPVGSKLPTEMELCEMYGVGRHTAREAIRKLTDLGLIERRRRAGTTVIRQHPKPQFGLALDTTDQLQRYLEFTDLHVHKKAVCLDKQPPETALDGDPADWVKVETYRSVPGSKRGISWTDIYLRKEYQAVAELISTQPGGVYPLLEEHCGEVVETIEMEISASRFPPHVARFLGYEDSDPALLIIRTFRNLAGKVMEVAVSFYPPYEFRYVTRLSRSDGSHRSQS comes from the coding sequence ATGGCAAACACCGAATCCCAGTCCAGCGCCAAGCCAACCCTGTATCAGAACATGAGCGATCGCTTGTTGGAGCTGATCCGTTCGGGCCATTATCCCGTCGGTTCCAAGCTGCCCACCGAGATGGAGTTGTGCGAGATGTACGGGGTAGGTCGGCACACGGCGCGTGAAGCCATACGCAAGCTGACCGATCTGGGTTTGATCGAGCGGCGTCGCCGTGCCGGTACGACCGTCATTCGCCAGCATCCCAAGCCGCAGTTTGGCCTGGCGCTGGACACCACGGACCAGTTGCAGCGCTATCTGGAATTTACCGATCTGCACGTGCATAAAAAGGCGGTCTGTTTGGACAAGCAGCCGCCTGAAACCGCGCTGGACGGTGATCCGGCGGATTGGGTGAAGGTGGAAACCTATCGCAGTGTGCCGGGCAGCAAGCGCGGTATTTCCTGGACAGATATTTATCTGCGCAAGGAATACCAGGCGGTGGCGGAGTTGATTTCGACTCAGCCCGGCGGTGTGTATCCGCTGCTGGAAGAGCATTGTGGCGAAGTGGTGGAGACCATCGAAATGGAAATTTCCGCTTCGCGTTTTCCGCCACATGTTGCCCGCTTTCTGGGTTACGAGGACTCCGATCCTGCGTTGCTGATTATCCGTACCTTCCGCAATCTGGCGGGCAAGGTCATGGAAGTGGCCGTCAGCTTTTACCCACCTTATGAATTCCGCTACGTCACGCGCTTGTCGCGCAGTGATGGGAGCCACCGCTCGCAGAGCTGA
- a CDS encoding class I adenylate-forming enzyme family protein: MPNIYQVAMFNAERYPDKVAVSDERQALSFGQFCARARALSAYLKGLGVQPGDRVAIMTPNSIDYLALLHATAVGGFSLVPVNTRYGAAELRYLLDDAQPTVCIVDPAYRPLREQIEAEGGLNSAVQWLEHLPESLPDHRADDPVQHRFGRVGDEDVAIIMYTSGTTSAPKGAMLTHGNLSANAVNYIMELGIDANSRSLLATPLFHIGGFGVVNGPILYAGGSLHVVPRFEADAVMDALRLYQPTHVFLLSAMWVGLTDHPEFKALSLPGAQFVQTAAAPLGQWRQDLIRTVFPNAEFSWGFGMTESCVTTIKNRYTQEILEHPGSIGYLWRHVQYRLVDADGKVLPDQRGPGEMQVRGPTVFKGYWRQPELTAQVLDADGWLHTGDLIRVDDEGFAYFMGRSKDMIKTGGENVAALEVENCLASHTDVREAAAFGLPHEYWGEELVAAIVPANGREPDVEVLREFCREKLSSFKVPKRIFIVDSLPQSSSGKVQKFLLRQRYV; encoded by the coding sequence ATGCCTAATATTTACCAGGTCGCCATGTTTAATGCCGAGCGCTACCCAGACAAGGTAGCGGTCTCGGACGAGCGCCAGGCCCTGTCCTTTGGCCAGTTTTGCGCCCGTGCGCGCGCCTTGTCGGCCTATTTGAAAGGCTTGGGTGTACAGCCAGGGGATCGGGTGGCCATCATGACGCCCAATTCCATCGACTACCTGGCCTTGCTGCATGCCACGGCCGTAGGCGGTTTTTCTCTGGTGCCGGTGAACACCCGTTATGGCGCTGCCGAACTGCGTTACTTGCTGGACGATGCCCAGCCTACCGTGTGCATTGTGGACCCGGCCTACCGTCCCTTGCGCGAGCAGATCGAGGCTGAAGGCGGCTTGAACAGTGCCGTGCAGTGGCTGGAACACCTGCCTGAGTCCTTGCCCGATCACCGTGCGGATGACCCGGTGCAGCATCGCTTTGGCCGTGTGGGGGATGAGGATGTTGCCATCATCATGTACACCTCCGGTACGACCTCGGCACCCAAGGGAGCCATGCTGACGCACGGCAATTTGTCGGCCAATGCCGTGAACTACATCATGGAGCTGGGCATTGATGCCAACAGCCGCTCCTTGCTGGCGACGCCCTTGTTTCACATTGGTGGTTTCGGGGTGGTGAATGGCCCCATTTTGTATGCCGGTGGCAGCTTGCATGTGGTGCCGCGCTTCGAGGCCGATGCGGTCATGGACGCGCTGCGTCTGTACCAGCCTACGCATGTGTTTTTGTTGTCGGCCATGTGGGTGGGTTTGACCGATCACCCTGAGTTCAAAGCGCTGTCCCTGCCCGGTGCCCAGTTTGTGCAAACCGCGGCTGCGCCTTTGGGTCAGTGGCGTCAGGATTTGATCCGTACCGTGTTTCCCAATGCTGAATTCAGCTGGGGCTTTGGCATGACGGAAAGCTGTGTCACCACCATCAAGAATCGCTACACGCAGGAGATTCTGGAGCACCCTGGTTCCATCGGTTACCTGTGGCGGCATGTGCAGTATCGACTGGTCGATGCCGACGGCAAGGTGCTGCCCGATCAGCGCGGACCGGGCGAAATGCAGGTGCGTGGCCCGACTGTGTTTAAAGGCTATTGGCGGCAGCCCGAGCTGACCGCCCAGGTGCTGGATGCGGATGGCTGGTTGCACACGGGTGATTTGATTCGGGTGGACGATGAAGGCTTTGCCTATTTCATGGGCCGCAGCAAAGATATGATCAAGACAGGTGGCGAAAACGTGGCCGCGCTGGAAGTGGAAAACTGTCTGGCCAGCCACACCGATGTACGCGAGGCCGCCGCCTTTGGCCTGCCCCACGAGTATTGGGGCGAAGAGCTGGTTGCTGCGATTGTGCCTGCCAATGGCCGTGAGCCGGATGTGGAAGTCTTGCGCGAGTTTTGCCGGGAAAAACTGTCCAGCTTTAAAGTACCCAAACGCATCTTTATTGTGGATTCCCTGCCCCAGTCCTCTTCGGGCAAAGTGCAGAAGTTCCTTCTTCGACAAAGGTATGTCTGA
- a CDS encoding alpha/beta fold hydrolase gives MPYVTTADGIRAYYDLAGSGPALVMVHGASQDSLSWQYVLDHFAPFYTVYALDLPGHGKSGMPVGGPHTATPQNAQYLLQFLDAAGIQDPVLMGHSMGGGVVAQAAALAPERIRGLVLVDGASVNVVKSSGYNPRILEMARINPGDWFEVTFRTLMGTLSDPARALEVVTDARRCIPAVAFADICAFGGFRMEQILDDIRCPVVIVEGGEDWSVPPESAREVERLLREGKVPVEYIEWPGIGHFPQSECPEQFTRDTLAAMRRLSL, from the coding sequence ATGCCTTATGTGACAACTGCGGACGGTATCCGCGCTTATTACGATCTGGCCGGTTCCGGTCCGGCCTTGGTGATGGTGCATGGTGCCAGTCAGGACAGCCTGTCCTGGCAATATGTGCTGGACCACTTTGCGCCTTTTTACACGGTGTATGCCCTGGATTTGCCCGGTCACGGCAAGAGCGGCATGCCAGTGGGTGGCCCTCATACTGCCACCCCGCAAAACGCCCAGTATCTGCTGCAATTTCTGGATGCGGCGGGTATTCAGGACCCGGTCCTGATGGGCCATTCCATGGGCGGGGGCGTTGTCGCCCAGGCCGCTGCCCTGGCACCCGAGCGTATTCGTGGCCTGGTGCTGGTCGATGGCGCTTCAGTGAATGTGGTGAAGTCCTCCGGCTATAACCCGCGCATTCTGGAGATGGCGCGTATCAATCCGGGTGACTGGTTTGAAGTGACCTTCCGCACCTTGATGGGCACCCTGTCCGACCCGGCCCGCGCGCTGGAAGTGGTGACGGACGCCCGACGTTGCATTCCGGCGGTAGCCTTTGCGGATATCTGCGCCTTTGGCGGTTTCCGCATGGAGCAGATTCTGGACGATATTCGCTGCCCGGTGGTGATTGTGGAGGGGGGCGAGGACTGGTCCGTGCCGCCAGAGTCCGCCAGAGAGGTCGAACGCTTGCTGCGAGAAGGCAAAGTTCCGGTGGAATATATAGAATGGCCGGGCATCGGGCATTTTCCCCAAAGTGAATGTCCTGAGCAGTTCACCCGCGACACCCTGGCTGCGATGCGCCGCCTGTCTCTTTAA